From the Clostridiales bacterium FE2011 genome, one window contains:
- the mtaB gene encoding tRNA (N(6)-L-threonylcarbamoyladenosine(37)-C(2))-methylthiotransferase MtaB has translation MKTIASHTLGCKVNQYDTQAMLELFQADGYEIVPMDQPADVYLVNTCTVTGTGDKKSLQLIRKIRREQPSAGLIVCGCMAQQRGEDLLSLGADLVIGTQRRGDVVSLYHESRRTGHPICAVEPLQSGQPFECLSITTQNEHTRAVLKIQEGCGNRCSYCIIPAVRGPIRSRPLEDIRAEVARLSAAGFREIVLTGIHLCSYGKDMDPSLSLLDAIEAVQQTEGIQRIRLGSLEPTVATPEFASRLRQADKICPQFHLALQSGSDTVLARMRRRYNTAQYLRGVENLRREFPHAAFTTDILTGFPGETESEFEETKDMIRKVGFARIHVFPYSPRPQTPAAELPGQLTSAEKDRRARELIALGRQVAREYLRTWTGLETDLVPEEMVNGCWEGYTPEYIRVRLDQEDVCQSGVPVRIRLLGENAGGMLGKLIG, from the coding sequence ATGAAAACCATCGCTTCCCATACCCTTGGCTGTAAAGTCAATCAGTATGATACCCAGGCCATGCTGGAACTCTTCCAGGCGGATGGCTATGAGATTGTTCCCATGGATCAGCCTGCGGATGTCTACCTTGTCAATACCTGCACCGTTACCGGAACCGGAGACAAGAAATCCCTGCAGCTGATCCGTAAAATCCGCAGGGAGCAGCCTTCCGCCGGCCTGATTGTCTGCGGATGCATGGCGCAGCAGCGTGGAGAGGACCTGTTGTCCCTTGGTGCGGATCTTGTCATCGGCACACAGCGCCGGGGCGATGTGGTCAGTCTGTATCATGAATCCCGGCGGACCGGCCATCCCATCTGCGCCGTCGAACCCCTGCAGTCCGGCCAGCCCTTTGAGTGCCTGTCCATAACCACCCAGAACGAGCATACCCGCGCCGTCCTGAAAATACAGGAAGGCTGCGGAAACCGCTGCTCCTATTGTATTATTCCTGCTGTCCGCGGTCCGATTCGCTCCAGGCCGCTGGAAGATATTCGTGCTGAAGTTGCCCGCCTGTCCGCGGCCGGCTTCCGCGAGATCGTACTGACCGGAATCCATCTCTGTTCCTACGGAAAAGATATGGATCCTTCCCTTTCCCTGCTGGATGCCATTGAAGCAGTTCAGCAGACAGAAGGAATCCAGCGGATCAGGCTTGGTTCCCTGGAACCTACTGTCGCCACCCCTGAATTTGCTTCCAGGCTGCGTCAGGCGGATAAAATCTGTCCTCAGTTCCATCTGGCGCTTCAGTCCGGCAGCGATACGGTTCTGGCCAGGATGCGGCGCCGCTACAATACCGCCCAGTATCTGCGAGGCGTTGAAAACCTGCGGCGTGAATTTCCGCATGCCGCCTTTACAACAGATATCCTGACCGGTTTTCCGGGAGAAACGGAATCCGAGTTTGAAGAAACAAAGGATATGATCAGGAAAGTCGGATTTGCCCGTATTCATGTCTTTCCTTATTCTCCCCGTCCGCAGACGCCTGCTGCGGAGCTTCCCGGTCAGCTTACTTCTGCTGAAAAGGATCGCCGTGCCCGTGAACTGATCGCCCTAGGACGTCAGGTAGCCCGGGAGTATCTCCGCACCTGGACCGGCCTGGAAACCGATCTTGTTCCGGAGGAAATGGTGAACGGCTGCTGGGAGGGATATACGCCCGAGTATATCAGGGTTCGCCTGGATCAGGAAGATGTCTGTCAGTCCGGTGTGCCTGTCCGGATTCGTCTCCTCGGTGAAAATGCCGGCGGCATGCTGGGAAAACTGATAGGATAA
- a CDS encoding DUF1385 domain-containing protein has translation MKGLLFLTMNTEQEKKFDVGGQAVMEGVMMRSPTATAVTVRRPDGSMVTKLTPFVPLKDKHPWMGKPFIRGIINMGTMLYYGMNTLEDSTKMLGMLDEEPTKFEKWLARKLGKGVDKIVMAFAIILAVILSIALFIALPAGVESLLRSTGMPTVGYTLIGGFVKILILIGYMIFCSFVPEVRRTFQYHGAEHKSVHCHESGLSLTPANAQTFSRLHPRCGTAFLLIVFAISILLFLVLNVLVPISNFFIRFLFHLAMLPIVAGVSYEVLMGLAHSSSKAACILRWPGLQMQRLTTREPDESMLECAIVSVNVVLNGFPEHVKKTPEGWGIFSSYLESEPGYIPPEPEESEPENETETSDDAEV, from the coding sequence ATGAAAGGACTCTTGTTTCTTACTATGAATACAGAACAGGAAAAGAAATTCGATGTTGGCGGACAGGCTGTTATGGAAGGCGTGATGATGCGTTCTCCTACGGCCACTGCCGTGACTGTCCGCCGTCCTGACGGCTCTATGGTTACCAAGCTGACGCCTTTCGTTCCGCTGAAGGATAAGCATCCCTGGATGGGCAAACCCTTCATCCGCGGCATCATTAATATGGGTACCATGCTTTATTACGGTATGAACACCCTGGAAGACTCCACCAAAATGCTCGGTATGCTGGATGAGGAGCCTACAAAGTTCGAAAAGTGGCTCGCCCGTAAGCTTGGCAAGGGCGTCGACAAAATCGTCATGGCCTTTGCCATCATTCTGGCAGTCATTCTTTCCATCGCTCTCTTCATTGCTCTGCCTGCCGGTGTGGAAAGCCTGCTCCGCAGTACCGGAATGCCTACCGTCGGCTACACGCTCATCGGCGGCTTCGTTAAAATTCTCATCCTGATCGGCTATATGATCTTCTGCAGCTTTGTGCCGGAAGTCAGGAGAACCTTCCAGTATCACGGAGCGGAACATAAGTCCGTCCACTGCCATGAATCCGGTCTTTCCCTGACACCTGCGAATGCGCAGACCTTTTCCCGTCTACATCCCCGCTGCGGTACCGCATTCCTGCTGATCGTCTTTGCCATCAGCATCCTGCTTTTCCTGGTGCTGAATGTGCTTGTCCCTATCAGTAATTTCTTTATTCGTTTCCTCTTCCACCTGGCCATGCTTCCCATTGTTGCCGGAGTCAGCTATGAGGTCCTGATGGGCCTTGCCCATTCAAGCAGCAAAGCCGCATGTATCCTGCGGTGGCCCGGCCTGCAGATGCAGCGTCTCACCACCCGTGAGCCGGATGAGTCCATGCTGGAATGCGCCATTGTTTCCGTAAACGTCGTCCTGAACGGCTTCCCGGAACATGTTAAGAAAACGCCTGAAGGCTGGGGGATCTTTTCCAGTTATCTCGAATCTGAACCCGGATACATCCCGCCCGAACCTGAAGAAAGCGAGCCTGAGAACGAAACCGAAACATCCGATGATGCCGAGGTGTAA
- the rho gene encoding transcription termination factor Rho: MTLSELNGMTVLQLRKLARENSVVLGAGIDKAGIIEKLLPVLSDESEQAPAQPAEASAPVEAEPKYQAAWHNTDTPRYNARPAYQAPGSAARPAWQSTSPSGQHLPHDQQHVQPMRPGSFTPRFGPAASVQPAAPASQPAEPAEQPHPPVVSPLPEKRISIGSETGFGPRSFGPNAVPHTPARTSEPFMPPFQAQDTGIQAPSLEELLASGDYEEGGGILELHPDGYGFLRNTTFQPSTKDIYVSMAQIRRFGLRTGDMIKGKIRPQREGDKYAALLYISSVNDVPEEEAFNRPAFDELTPVYPSRRISLECKDGKSFPDMRLIDLIAPLGFGQRGLMLCPPQTGKAEIMQHFAKVVCENYPDVQVLMLLIDVTPEDATMVRETVPCTVLASTFDQTPEAHLRLSEIVLERAMRLVEQKKDVVLIVDSLTRLAKIYTTAAAQQGRSLPGMVNPSSLFRAKRLFGAARSCKEGGSLTVLAAMDISTGSKVDDSVVEEFKGTANMELTLDQSVARAGVTPSLNLQQSLTKNADILLDNKQKEGLSLIRTLLGSTSSAVAIPQLESMMDKTDTNEALLLKMKDWFALMNR; this comes from the coding sequence ATGACTCTCAGCGAACTCAATGGGATGACAGTCCTGCAGCTTCGGAAACTGGCTCGTGAAAATTCTGTCGTGCTCGGTGCCGGCATCGATAAGGCAGGCATTATTGAAAAACTGCTGCCCGTCCTTTCAGACGAATCGGAACAGGCCCCTGCGCAGCCGGCCGAAGCGTCCGCTCCTGTCGAAGCCGAACCGAAATACCAGGCCGCCTGGCACAATACAGACACGCCTCGCTATAACGCGCGCCCTGCCTATCAGGCCCCCGGTTCCGCTGCCCGCCCCGCATGGCAGAGCACCTCTCCTTCCGGACAGCACCTTCCCCATGATCAGCAGCATGTACAGCCTATGCGTCCCGGCAGCTTCACTCCCCGCTTCGGGCCCGCTGCGTCTGTTCAGCCTGCGGCGCCTGCGTCCCAGCCTGCTGAACCGGCTGAGCAGCCCCATCCTCCCGTCGTGTCCCCGCTTCCGGAAAAGCGAATCAGCATCGGATCTGAAACAGGCTTCGGACCCCGTTCCTTTGGCCCCAATGCTGTGCCTCATACCCCTGCCCGCACGTCTGAACCTTTTATGCCTCCTTTCCAGGCGCAGGATACCGGTATTCAGGCCCCTTCGCTGGAGGAGCTGCTCGCGTCCGGAGATTATGAAGAAGGCGGCGGCATCCTGGAACTGCATCCCGACGGATACGGCTTCCTGCGCAATACCACTTTCCAGCCCTCCACCAAGGATATCTATGTGTCCATGGCTCAGATCCGCCGTTTCGGTCTCCGTACCGGCGATATGATCAAAGGTAAAATCAGGCCCCAGCGTGAAGGTGATAAGTACGCCGCCCTGCTTTATATATCCAGCGTCAATGACGTTCCTGAAGAAGAAGCCTTCAATCGTCCTGCCTTTGACGAACTGACCCCTGTCTATCCAAGCCGCCGGATTTCCCTGGAGTGTAAAGACGGCAAGTCTTTCCCGGATATGCGGCTGATTGACCTGATTGCCCCCCTCGGTTTTGGCCAGAGGGGTCTGATGCTTTGCCCGCCCCAGACCGGCAAAGCTGAAATCATGCAGCATTTTGCGAAGGTAGTCTGCGAGAATTATCCGGATGTCCAGGTGCTCATGCTTCTGATTGACGTCACTCCGGAAGACGCCACCATGGTACGTGAAACCGTACCCTGTACCGTGCTTGCCTCCACCTTTGACCAGACGCCTGAAGCCCATCTTCGTCTCTCTGAAATCGTCCTGGAACGCGCCATGCGTCTTGTGGAGCAGAAAAAGGACGTTGTTCTGATCGTGGACAGCCTCACCCGCCTGGCAAAGATTTACACCACTGCCGCGGCCCAGCAGGGACGCAGCCTCCCCGGCATGGTGAATCCCTCCAGCCTTTTCCGTGCCAAGCGTCTTTTCGGCGCAGCCCGTTCCTGCAAGGAAGGCGGCAGCCTGACCGTGCTTGCAGCCATGGATATTTCCACCGGCTCCAAGGTGGATGATTCTGTGGTGGAAGAATTCAAAGGCACCGCCAATATGGAGCTGACCCTGGACCAGAGTGTGGCAAGGGCCGGTGTGACCCCCTCCCTGAACCTGCAGCAAAGCTTAACCAAGAACGCTGATATCCTGCTGGACAATAAACAGAAGGAAGGCCTCTCCCTGATCAGGACGCTGCTTGGCAGCACCTCTTCCGCTGTGGCCATTCCCCAGCTGGAATCCATGATGGATAAAACCGATACCAATGAAGCGCTCCTGCTGAAGATGAAAGACTGGTTTGCCCTGATGAACCGCTGA
- the rpmE gene encoding 50S ribosomal protein L31: MKENIHPQYGKCVVRCVCGETFETGSTKKEMKVDICSKCHPFYTGKQKLVDTGGRVDRFKKRFNIE, encoded by the coding sequence ATGAAGGAAAATATTCATCCCCAGTATGGTAAGTGCGTGGTTCGCTGCGTATGCGGTGAAACTTTTGAAACCGGATCTACCAAGAAAGAGATGAAGGTGGATATTTGTTCCAAGTGCCATCCTTTCTACACCGGCAAGCAGAAGCTGGTAGACACGGGCGGACGTGTTGACCGCTTCAAGAAGCGCTTCAATATTGAATGA
- a CDS encoding putative manganese-dependent inorganic diphosphatase, which produces MDSVYVVGHKNPDTDSIVSAMAYAALQNALGGEQYIPARCGHLNTETSFLLERFGFQPPIYLRTVRTQVADIDYDTPPMVGAGVPVSHAWKVLHKEDNSVSALPIIEEDGRLFGLITAGGMAENDMDSVNNPFVSSIPVFNLLSALEGHIINAAEDTFDEISGEVIVALPGFSSRIGPGSVVLCGDQKDMADLAIEKKASCLIFCGTSLGEQYRGLSSSTCLIVCPFDAYRASRLIFQAIPVGRIACSTNLHFFHLNDYLDDVREIVIQSRFRTYPVLDDEDKVIGTLSRYHLIRPRRKKIVLVDHNEVSQAVSGLDQAEIVGIIDHHRLADVQTGNPVFMRNEPVGSTTSIIATMYQEHGLMPSQKMAGLMASAIISDTVMFKSPTCTPHDKVLAERLARHAGIDCEELGKAMFSRGVSPDMPAEELVRYDMKDFHLGVHSLTISQITTVESDPFLAKTEDFVRSLEKIRKDKQYDLSLLMITNVLKEGTELLYAGDAEVIRSAFSVDDLKGNHVFLPQVLSRKKQIVPALSQLWG; this is translated from the coding sequence ATGGACTCTGTATATGTTGTCGGCCATAAAAACCCGGATACGGATTCCATCGTATCCGCCATGGCTTACGCCGCGCTTCAGAACGCCCTCGGAGGAGAGCAGTATATTCCTGCCCGCTGCGGCCACCTGAATACGGAAACCTCCTTTCTTCTCGAAAGATTCGGCTTCCAGCCGCCCATTTACCTGCGCACGGTTCGTACGCAGGTCGCCGATATTGATTATGACACCCCGCCCATGGTTGGTGCGGGGGTTCCTGTTTCTCATGCCTGGAAAGTGCTGCACAAGGAAGATAACAGTGTTTCCGCCCTTCCCATCATTGAGGAGGACGGGCGTCTCTTCGGCCTGATCACCGCGGGCGGCATGGCGGAAAACGATATGGATTCCGTCAACAATCCTTTTGTTTCTTCCATACCTGTGTTCAATCTCCTCAGTGCTTTGGAAGGCCATATCATCAACGCTGCGGAAGATACCTTTGATGAGATTTCCGGAGAGGTGATCGTAGCCCTGCCCGGTTTTTCTTCCCGCATCGGACCCGGATCCGTTGTCCTCTGCGGTGACCAGAAGGATATGGCGGATCTTGCCATTGAGAAAAAAGCTTCCTGCCTTATTTTCTGCGGCACGTCCCTGGGAGAGCAGTATCGCGGCTTGTCCTCTTCCACCTGTCTGATTGTCTGTCCCTTTGATGCTTACCGGGCTTCCCGGCTCATATTCCAGGCCATTCCGGTGGGCCGGATTGCCTGCTCCACCAATCTCCATTTCTTCCACCTGAATGATTACCTGGATGACGTCCGCGAGATTGTCATTCAGAGCCGTTTCCGTACTTATCCGGTCCTGGATGATGAGGACAAGGTCATTGGTACCCTGTCCCGCTATCATTTGATCAGGCCCCGCCGGAAAAAGATTGTCCTCGTGGACCATAATGAAGTCAGCCAGGCTGTATCCGGCCTGGATCAGGCGGAAATCGTCGGCATCATCGATCACCACCGGCTGGCGGATGTGCAGACCGGCAATCCTGTCTTTATGCGGAATGAGCCCGTAGGTTCCACAACCTCCATCATCGCGACCATGTACCAGGAGCATGGGCTCATGCCATCGCAGAAGATGGCGGGGCTGATGGCTTCCGCTATTATTTCGGACACCGTTATGTTCAAGAGTCCTACCTGTACGCCCCATGACAAAGTCCTCGCGGAGCGTCTGGCCCGTCATGCGGGCATTGACTGCGAGGAGCTTGGCAAGGCGATGTTCTCCCGTGGTGTATCACCTGATATGCCGGCGGAGGAGCTTGTCCGTTACGATATGAAGGATTTCCATCTGGGCGTGCACTCTCTGACCATTTCCCAGATTACGACTGTAGAGTCGGATCCTTTCCTTGCGAAGACAGAGGATTTTGTTCGTTCGCTGGAAAAGATCCGTAAGGATAAACAGTATGATCTGTCTCTTCTGATGATTACCAACGTCCTGAAGGAAGGTACGGAGCTTCTTTACGCCGGAGACGCGGAGGTGATCCGAAGTGCCTTCTCCGTGGATGACCTGAAGGGAAATCATGTTTTCCTCCCGCAGGTTCTTTCCAGGAAGAAACAGATTGTTCCGGCCCTGTCTCAGCTGTGGGGATAA
- the putP gene encoding sodium/proline symporter PutP has protein sequence MNTELVVFIVYLCFMLGIGVYFFVKGRGSGEKEYFLGGRKMGPWVSALSAGASDMSAWVLMGLPASIYAAGIGKAWIAIGLAIGYALSWIFQAPRLRRFSIAANDSITLPQYLTNRFKSSSKILQILCAVIFLIAYTIYAASSVKACGTLFNTVIGIDATLAMYIAAAIIIGYTFMGGFSAVCWTDFFQGLLMLGALLIAPIFALGLISGGQGQMTMESLSAANPDYWNLFPDWKTIASGLGWGLGYFGMPHIIIRFMSVRSDKDLRKSAKIGISWNVLIIIFSVAAGCIGHLFLGEVGDSSTVFIQMVRSIFPAIISGILLSAILAASMSTADSQLLCASSAFASDVYKPVIRKNKTSDKEMFWAGRIVVLIIAVVAVIIASDPGSKSIMDLVENAWGIFGAAFGPAILLSLFWKRFTFKGAVAGIAAGAVVDITWLVINTRLSAATAGYNGIFTLYEIIPGFIVGFIVAVVVALLDKEPKKEVLDLYDYATSDAIE, from the coding sequence ATGAATACGGAACTGGTTGTCTTCATTGTCTATCTCTGCTTCATGCTCGGGATCGGCGTCTACTTCTTCGTGAAGGGCCGTGGCAGCGGTGAAAAGGAATACTTCCTTGGCGGCCGTAAAATGGGTCCCTGGGTTTCCGCTCTTTCCGCCGGTGCCTCCGATATGAGCGCCTGGGTGCTGATGGGTCTTCCCGCCTCCATTTATGCCGCCGGTATCGGCAAGGCCTGGATCGCGATCGGCCTGGCCATCGGTTATGCACTCAGCTGGATTTTCCAGGCTCCCCGTCTCCGTCGTTTTTCCATCGCGGCAAATGACTCCATCACTCTTCCCCAGTACCTGACCAACCGGTTCAAATCCTCCAGCAAGATTCTGCAGATCCTCTGTGCCGTGATCTTCCTGATTGCCTATACCATCTATGCCGCTTCCAGCGTCAAGGCCTGCGGCACCCTGTTCAACACCGTCATCGGTATTGATGCCACACTGGCCATGTATATCGCCGCAGCGATCATCATCGGCTACACCTTCATGGGCGGTTTCAGCGCTGTCTGCTGGACAGACTTCTTCCAGGGTCTGCTGATGCTCGGCGCCCTGCTGATTGCACCCATCTTTGCACTGGGTCTTATCAGCGGCGGCCAGGGCCAGATGACCATGGAAAGCCTGAGCGCTGCCAATCCTGATTACTGGAACCTCTTCCCTGACTGGAAGACCATTGCTTCCGGCCTCGGCTGGGGTCTCGGATACTTCGGTATGCCCCATATCATCATTCGCTTCATGTCTGTCCGCAGCGACAAGGACCTGCGCAAGAGCGCGAAGATCGGTATCTCCTGGAATGTGCTGATCATCATCTTCTCTGTGGCTGCCGGCTGCATCGGTCATCTGTTCCTGGGAGAAGTCGGAGATTCCTCCACCGTGTTCATCCAGATGGTACGCTCTATTTTCCCCGCGATTATTTCCGGCATCCTGCTCTCCGCAATCCTGGCCGCTTCCATGTCCACCGCGGATTCCCAGCTGCTGTGCGCCTCTTCCGCCTTTGCGTCTGACGTGTACAAGCCCGTTATCCGTAAGAACAAGACCTCCGATAAGGAAATGTTCTGGGCCGGCCGGATCGTCGTGCTGATCATCGCGGTTGTTGCGGTTATCATCGCCTCTGATCCCGGAAGCAAGAGCATCATGGATCTGGTGGAGAATGCCTGGGGTATCTTCGGCGCTGCCTTCGGCCCGGCCATCCTGCTGAGTCTCTTCTGGAAGCGCTTCACCTTTAAGGGCGCTGTTGCCGGTATCGCCGCCGGCGCTGTTGTGGACATTACCTGGCTCGTGATCAACACCCGCCTGTCCGCCGCCACTGCCGGATACAACGGCATCTTTACCCTCTATGAAATCATCCCCGGCTTCATCGTCGGTTTCATCGTCGCGGTGGTTGTCGCCCTGCTCGATAAGGAACCCAAAAAGGAAGTCCTCGATCTCTATGATTATGCGACCTCCGATGCCATCGAGTAA
- a CDS encoding histidine triad nucleotide-binding protein, whose amino-acid sequence MENCLFCKIMNGEIPSQKVYENEFVYAFRDINPQAPVHVLVIPKKHIASLDEADAASDRELAECLRAIRVIAARENLTGGYRVVSNCGPDACQSVHHLHFHILGGRQMEDKMA is encoded by the coding sequence ATGGAAAACTGTCTCTTCTGCAAAATTATGAATGGTGAGATCCCTTCTCAGAAAGTGTATGAAAACGAATTTGTCTATGCTTTCCGGGATATCAATCCTCAGGCCCCCGTCCATGTGCTGGTCATCCCGAAAAAGCATATCGCTTCCCTGGATGAGGCGGATGCGGCTTCCGACCGGGAGCTGGCCGAATGTCTCCGCGCCATCCGTGTGATTGCCGCCCGGGAGAATCTGACCGGCGGCTATCGCGTTGTTTCCAACTGCGGCCCCGATGCCTGCCAGTCTGTGCATCACCTTCATTTCCATATTCTCGGCGGTCGTCAGATGGAAGACAAAATGGCCTGA
- a CDS encoding 16S rRNA (uracil(1498)-N(3))-methyltransferase, with translation MHRFYADPENCMDNVVSLPEEDARHACTVLRMKSGQQAEIIMNGSRWCAEMVSVSPKNVRLKLLSALPSTEPSLSVTLYQGLPKSDKMDLIMQKAVELGVSRIVPVLMDRCVSRPDPKDSARKLERWRKIVREAGKQSGRCLIPEVSDILTLKQVLIDPARPEINIVPWENAEGNGPLSFSKSHPALSSVGIMIGPEGGIDAEEIELLQASGFIPVTLGKRILRTETAGLAAVSAIMCLYGEME, from the coding sequence ATGCACAGGTTCTATGCCGATCCGGAAAACTGCATGGATAATGTCGTTTCCCTGCCGGAAGAGGATGCCCGTCATGCCTGTACGGTTCTTCGCATGAAGTCCGGGCAGCAGGCGGAAATCATTATGAACGGCAGCCGCTGGTGTGCGGAAATGGTCTCCGTTTCACCGAAGAATGTACGCCTGAAGCTGCTCTCCGCGCTTCCCTCCACGGAACCATCTCTTTCTGTCACGCTCTACCAGGGATTGCCCAAATCCGATAAAATGGATCTGATCATGCAGAAAGCAGTGGAGCTTGGCGTCTCCCGCATCGTCCCGGTACTGATGGATCGCTGTGTTTCCAGGCCGGATCCCAAGGATTCTGCCCGTAAGCTGGAACGCTGGAGGAAAATTGTCCGTGAAGCCGGAAAGCAAAGCGGGCGCTGCCTCATTCCCGAGGTTTCGGATATTCTCACCCTGAAACAGGTATTGATTGATCCTGCCCGTCCGGAGATCAACATTGTTCCCTGGGAAAATGCGGAGGGTAACGGCCCGCTTTCTTTCAGTAAATCTCATCCTGCCCTGTCTTCCGTTGGAATTATGATCGGCCCGGAAGGCGGAATCGATGCGGAAGAAATTGAGCTGCTTCAGGCTTCCGGATTTATCCCTGTGACCCTCGGAAAGCGGATTCTTCGTACGGAAACTGCCGGACTGGCCGCTGTATCTGCCATCATGTGTTTATACGGAGAAATGGAATAA
- the prmA gene encoding 50S ribosomal protein L11 methyltransferase: MDYAELIVHTTTAGSDAVSDVLMEAGASGTMIEDKADIPDPSKPHGVWEIIDPKLLDSMPEDVLVHAWFEENPSLPSLIENITGRLSTLHDTVSDAGSLRVETRSVNDKSWADVWKKYFKPFYAGRHLVVKPTWEPFDPKPDDKVIEIDPGMAFGSGTHETTGMCLSILEENIHGGEEIIDVGTGSGILAIGAALLGAGHVLAVDIDPDAVKVAAENVVNNHVNEIVTVQQGNLLEKVDAVCDICVANIISDVIISFAAPLMSHIRPGGLFICSGIVSMRGDEVAQALLDAGYEILQKYTRGEWTAFLSRRNA, from the coding sequence ATGGATTACGCTGAGCTGATTGTGCATACGACTACTGCCGGTTCTGATGCTGTTTCCGACGTCCTGATGGAAGCCGGAGCCTCCGGTACCATGATTGAGGACAAGGCGGATATTCCGGATCCCTCCAAACCTCATGGCGTATGGGAAATCATCGATCCGAAACTGCTGGACAGCATGCCGGAGGATGTGCTGGTTCATGCCTGGTTTGAGGAGAATCCTTCCCTTCCGTCCCTGATTGAAAACATCACCGGACGCCTGTCCACGCTGCATGATACGGTGTCTGACGCCGGTTCCCTGCGCGTTGAAACCCGGTCTGTCAATGATAAATCCTGGGCAGACGTATGGAAGAAATACTTCAAACCCTTCTATGCCGGCCGGCACCTGGTCGTAAAGCCCACCTGGGAACCCTTTGATCCGAAGCCTGATGACAAGGTCATTGAGATCGATCCAGGCATGGCTTTCGGCAGCGGCACCCACGAAACCACCGGCATGTGCCTTTCCATTCTTGAGGAGAATATCCATGGCGGCGAGGAAATCATAGATGTGGGTACCGGCAGCGGTATCCTGGCCATCGGTGCGGCCCTGCTTGGCGCCGGTCATGTACTGGCGGTCGATATCGATCCGGATGCTGTCAAAGTTGCCGCTGAAAATGTGGTAAATAATCACGTCAATGAGATCGTCACAGTCCAGCAGGGCAACCTGCTGGAGAAAGTGGACGCTGTCTGCGATATCTGTGTGGCCAATATTATCTCCGATGTCATTATCTCCTTCGCCGCGCCGCTCATGAGCCACATCCGTCCCGGCGGTCTGTTCATCTGCAGCGGTATTGTTTCGATGCGCGGGGATGAAGTAGCGCAAGCGCTCCTGGATGCCGGCTATGAAATCCTGCAGAAATATACCCGCGGTGAATGGACTGCTTTCCTGAGCAGGAGGAATGCCTGA
- a CDS encoding 30S ribosomal protein S21 — translation MSEVRIRENESLESALKRFKRQCARSGVLQEVRKREHYEKPSVKRKKKAEAARKRKW, via the coding sequence GTGTCCGAGGTTCGTATCCGCGAAAATGAGTCCCTGGAAAGTGCGCTCAAACGGTTTAAGCGGCAGTGCGCCCGCAGCGGCGTTCTCCAGGAAGTGCGTAAGCGCGAGCATTACGAAAAGCCCAGCGTTAAGCGCAAGAAAAAGGCTGAAGCCGCCCGTAAGCGCAAGTGGTGA
- a CDS encoding helix-turn-helix domain containing protein translates to MAFRLPSFSPEEKAVYSMISVNDGLLAREIASGLSMERKQVNHLLFSSPLMHELCFQDASFRWHALIRQAPVHEGLYEFSGWYGTVREFLDTPEDEWLASLQEGCVRIGRNLNDQRGLIHSFLDCRSVMHSLFHDLSGMMDSSYLDWEIVFELRLNRARMIRIYADVLVITPGYVFSLEFKMKNKPDPDEVLQAAKYIPYLELIFGPSYEAVPALVLTSASDLFEFEPIGNTDMVLPAASGDMLFNVFNEYMGFLS, encoded by the coding sequence ATGGCTTTCAGACTTCCCTCTTTTTCTCCGGAGGAAAAAGCCGTATATTCCATGATCTCCGTTAATGACGGCCTGTTGGCCAGGGAAATTGCTTCCGGCCTTTCCATGGAGCGGAAGCAGGTCAATCACCTCCTCTTTTCTTCTCCCCTCATGCATGAGCTCTGTTTCCAGGATGCTTCCTTTCGCTGGCATGCCCTGATCCGCCAGGCTCCGGTTCATGAAGGATTATATGAATTTTCCGGCTGGTATGGCACAGTCAGGGAATTCCTTGATACGCCTGAGGATGAATGGCTTGCCTCCCTGCAGGAAGGCTGTGTGAGAATCGGCCGCAATCTCAATGATCAGCGTGGGTTGATTCATTCCTTCCTGGACTGCCGCAGCGTCATGCATTCCCTTTTTCATGACTTGTCAGGCATGATGGATTCCTCTTACCTGGACTGGGAAATTGTCTTTGAACTGCGGCTGAATCGTGCGCGCATGATCCGTATCTATGCGGATGTGCTTGTGATTACTCCCGGTTATGTATTCAGCCTGGAATTCAAAATGAAGAATAAACCTGATCCGGATGAAGTCCTCCAGGCCGCGAAATACATCCCGTACCTGGAGCTGATTTTCGGCCCTTCCTATGAGGCTGTTCCCGCGCTGGTGCTGACATCAGCCTCCGATCTCTTTGAGTTCGAACCCATCGGAAACACGGACATGGTGCTTCCTGCCGCGTCAGGCGATATGCTCTTTAATGTCTTCAATGAGTATATGGGTTTTCTTTCCTGA